Proteins encoded together in one Yersinia mollaretii ATCC 43969 window:
- the queC gene encoding 7-cyano-7-deazaguanine synthase QueC — MKRAVVVFSGGQDSTTCLIQALQQYDEVHCITFDYGQRHRAEIDVARELATQLGAKAHKVLDVGMLNELAVSSLTRDNIPVPTYNEDDTDTVPSTFVPGRNILFLTLAAIYAYQVQAQAVITGVCETDFSGYPDCRDEFVKALNHAIDLGIGRDIAFITPLMWLDKAETWALADYYQQLDLVRNHTLTCYNGIQGDGCGECAACHLRAKGLELYLANKPNVLLSLKQKTGLV; from the coding sequence CTCCACAACCTGTTTAATTCAAGCATTACAGCAATATGACGAAGTCCACTGTATTACATTCGATTATGGACAACGCCACCGCGCAGAAATAGACGTCGCTCGCGAGCTTGCCACACAACTCGGTGCAAAAGCACACAAAGTGCTGGATGTGGGGATGCTCAACGAATTGGCCGTTAGCAGCCTGACCAGAGATAATATTCCTGTGCCGACTTATAACGAAGACGATACTGATACGGTTCCCAGCACCTTTGTCCCTGGCCGTAATATTCTCTTCCTGACGTTAGCTGCGATTTATGCTTATCAGGTGCAAGCTCAGGCGGTTATCACCGGTGTTTGCGAGACTGACTTCTCCGGCTACCCTGATTGCCGCGATGAGTTCGTTAAGGCACTTAATCATGCTATCGATTTAGGTATTGGCCGTGATATTGCGTTCATCACCCCACTAATGTGGCTAGATAAAGCCGAAACATGGGCGCTAGCGGATTATTATCAGCAACTCGACCTTGTTCGTAACCATACCCTTACCTGCTATAACGGAATTCAGGGTGATGGCTGTGGCGAATGTGCGGCCTGCCACTTACGTGCCAAAGGGCTGGAGCTCTATCTAGCCAATAAACCCAATGTGCTATTGAGCCTGAAACAAAAAACCGGGCTGGTTTGA